In a genomic window of Agarivorans albus:
- the putA gene encoding bifunctional proline dehydrogenase/L-glutamate gamma-semialdehyde dehydrogenase PutA, which yields MHNTMQLDAKAMTQASFIEQPLTKVWQCISPLYAVNESSWLSQLIPLAKPSPSELTQTTVLATQLIERVRADKNAVQMIDALLLEYSLDTREGILLMCLAEALMRIPDSATADALIRDKMSVADWKSHLKNSDSLFVNASTWGLMLTGKVVSLDTPQDGQASKVLNKLVNKFSEPVIRQAMHQAMKIMGHQFVLGRNIQEALNNGEPLQQQGFAYSFDMLGESALTRQDAQKYFNDYHQAISVVAKQRSSTSEAHPAASVSIKLSALHPRYEAANHEKVLQELFDTVLALLKHARAQDVAITIDAEEADRLEISLKLFAKLYQHQAVKGWGKFGLVVQAYSKRALAVIAWLATLAKQQGDVIPMRLVKGAYWDSELKLSQQHGHHGYPVFTRKEATDVSYLACARLLLSEHIRGLIYPQFASHNAQTIAAVSAMATHQDFEFQRLHGMGDALYSHAKQLLNSEVRIYAPVGSHKDLLPYLVRRLLENGANSSFVHRLVDARCPVTDLTVHPVDLLQSRSCLHNPKIALPPQLFGEQRQNSQGIATDIESEWQPFEQQVSQFLGNHQWQASSIIEGQTQSGEHHLITAPYQRTQQVGEVKWANAEQALQAINVAEQGCQLWQQTPVSQRANYLLHLADKLEQNMPELVALCHREAGKTVLDSIDEIREAVDFLRYYPQQAIQHFSSPMQQRSFRDEAQHVSYQGRGIFVCISPWNFPLAIFIGQISAALVAGNCVVAKPAEQTSLIAARCIELLLETGIPKQVIQLILGNGALLGQTLCSDKRIAGVAFTGSTPTAQAINKQLAKRDALPVPFIAETGGQNAMIVDSTALPEQVVRDVLRSAFASAGQRCSALRVLFIQEDIAERVYSLIAGAMQELAIGNPEKLCTDVGPVIDPQAQTKLQAHISWLEKNAQLIYQVALPEDCSKGSFVAPCAYQIEDIAQLTQEHFGPILHVIKYQSNQLDRVIDQINQSGFGLTLGVHSRNESTYRHIEQRARVGNCYVNRDQVGAVVGVQPFGGQGLSGTGPKAGGPHYLYRFAKANISTTLAQQEH from the coding sequence ATGCACAACACTATGCAACTCGATGCTAAGGCCATGACCCAAGCTTCGTTTATTGAGCAGCCCTTAACCAAGGTTTGGCAATGCATTTCGCCGCTTTACGCTGTAAACGAATCAAGCTGGTTAAGCCAACTTATCCCACTCGCTAAACCTAGCCCAAGTGAATTAACCCAAACTACAGTGTTGGCCACTCAACTTATCGAGCGAGTTCGCGCCGACAAAAATGCCGTGCAAATGATCGACGCCCTGCTGCTTGAATACAGCCTAGATACCCGCGAAGGTATTCTGCTGATGTGCTTGGCAGAAGCGCTAATGCGCATTCCCGATAGTGCCACCGCCGACGCGCTAATTCGTGACAAAATGAGCGTGGCAGACTGGAAGTCTCACCTTAAAAACTCAGACTCACTGTTTGTAAATGCTTCTACCTGGGGTTTAATGCTAACCGGTAAAGTAGTGAGTTTAGATACCCCACAAGATGGCCAAGCCAGCAAGGTGCTCAACAAGCTAGTAAACAAATTCTCCGAGCCGGTAATCCGCCAAGCCATGCATCAAGCCATGAAAATAATGGGGCATCAGTTTGTACTAGGCCGCAATATTCAAGAAGCCTTAAACAATGGCGAGCCTTTGCAACAACAAGGCTTTGCTTATTCTTTTGATATGCTGGGCGAATCGGCCCTTACCCGCCAAGATGCTCAAAAGTATTTTAATGACTATCACCAAGCTATTAGCGTTGTGGCTAAGCAACGCTCAAGTACTAGTGAAGCTCACCCTGCGGCCTCGGTATCAATCAAGCTCTCGGCCTTACATCCTCGCTACGAAGCAGCCAACCACGAAAAGGTACTACAAGAGTTGTTTGATACGGTTTTAGCATTGCTAAAACATGCCCGAGCACAGGATGTTGCCATTACCATTGATGCCGAAGAAGCCGACCGCCTAGAAATATCCTTAAAGCTATTTGCCAAACTCTACCAGCACCAAGCAGTTAAAGGCTGGGGCAAATTCGGTTTAGTGGTGCAGGCCTACTCAAAGCGAGCATTAGCAGTAATTGCTTGGTTAGCTACACTGGCCAAGCAGCAAGGCGATGTCATTCCCATGCGCTTAGTAAAAGGCGCCTATTGGGACAGCGAGTTAAAGTTGTCTCAACAACATGGCCACCACGGCTACCCGGTATTTACACGCAAAGAAGCCACCGACGTGAGCTATTTGGCCTGTGCGCGTTTGTTACTTAGTGAGCATATTCGTGGGCTTATTTACCCGCAGTTTGCCAGCCATAACGCGCAAACTATTGCAGCGGTGTCGGCGATGGCAACTCACCAAGACTTTGAGTTTCAGCGCTTACACGGCATGGGCGATGCGCTATATAGCCATGCCAAACAACTGCTAAATAGCGAAGTACGCATTTACGCCCCGGTGGGCAGCCATAAAGATTTGCTGCCTTATTTGGTGCGCCGTTTATTGGAAAATGGCGCTAATAGCTCGTTTGTTCATCGCTTAGTAGATGCCCGTTGTCCGGTCACCGATTTAACCGTGCATCCGGTAGATTTATTGCAATCACGCAGCTGCTTACATAACCCCAAAATAGCCCTGCCTCCACAATTGTTTGGTGAGCAACGGCAAAACTCCCAAGGCATCGCCACCGACATAGAAAGTGAATGGCAGCCCTTTGAGCAACAAGTCAGCCAGTTTTTAGGCAATCACCAATGGCAAGCCAGCTCAATTATTGAAGGGCAAACTCAAAGTGGCGAACACCATCTTATAACAGCGCCTTACCAACGAACTCAGCAGGTTGGAGAAGTAAAGTGGGCCAATGCAGAACAAGCCTTGCAGGCAATTAATGTAGCAGAACAAGGCTGCCAACTATGGCAACAAACACCAGTAAGCCAACGTGCCAACTACTTGCTGCACTTAGCCGATAAGCTAGAACAAAACATGCCAGAGTTAGTGGCCTTGTGCCATCGCGAAGCGGGCAAAACAGTTTTAGATAGCATTGACGAAATTCGCGAAGCAGTAGATTTTTTACGCTACTACCCGCAGCAAGCCATTCAACACTTTAGCTCACCTATGCAGCAACGCTCGTTTCGTGATGAAGCGCAGCATGTCAGTTACCAAGGGCGTGGCATATTTGTGTGCATTAGCCCTTGGAATTTCCCCTTAGCCATTTTTATCGGCCAAATATCTGCCGCCTTGGTTGCCGGTAATTGCGTCGTCGCCAAGCCTGCCGAGCAAACCAGCCTTATTGCTGCTCGCTGTATCGAGTTACTACTAGAAACAGGTATTCCTAAGCAAGTTATCCAACTCATACTGGGCAATGGCGCGTTGCTAGGGCAAACCTTATGCAGCGATAAACGAATCGCAGGTGTTGCCTTCACCGGCTCAACGCCAACTGCGCAAGCCATTAACAAACAGCTGGCTAAACGCGATGCCTTGCCAGTGCCGTTTATCGCCGAAACCGGTGGCCAAAACGCCATGATAGTAGACAGCACCGCCCTGCCCGAGCAAGTAGTAAGAGATGTATTACGCTCAGCCTTTGCCTCGGCAGGCCAGCGCTGCTCGGCGCTGCGGGTATTGTTTATTCAAGAGGATATAGCCGAACGCGTCTATTCGCTGATTGCTGGAGCTATGCAAGAACTGGCCATTGGTAATCCAGAAAAACTATGTACCGATGTGGGCCCAGTGATAGACCCACAAGCTCAAACAAAACTGCAGGCTCATATTAGCTGGTTAGAAAAGAATGCTCAGCTCATTTACCAAGTAGCGCTTCCAGAAGATTGCAGCAAAGGCAGCTTTGTTGCGCCGTGCGCTTATCAAATTGAAGACATTGCTCAACTTACTCAAGAACACTTTGGCCCTATTTTGCATGTGATTAAATATCAATCAAATCAACTTGATAGGGTGATCGATCAAATAAATCAAAGTGGATTTGGTTTAACCTTGGGCGTGCATAGTCGTAATGAAAGTACCTATCGGCATATCGAGCAGCGTGCTCGAGTGGGTAATTGCTACGTAAATCGAGATCAAGTAGGTGCCGTTGTAGGGGTACAGCCTTTTGGTGGTCAGGGTCTTTCTGGCACTGGTCCTAAAGCGGGTGGCCCGCACTATTTGTACCGTTTTGCTAAGGCGAACATAAGCACTACCCTTGCCCAGCAGGAGCACTAA
- a CDS encoding helix-turn-helix domain-containing protein has protein sequence MNESANLAQVLALPSHSHHHSHQYFQVVIGLQGQTEFDIQGQANLVGPGQGCLVPASAGHAFTGVGRNQILVINLADTQHASLQTKIEQLFEHQSYFKLANQSQVLVNALCQEMLTKPQDTMLAEACANTLLCVLQNHLAQSKQHQAKVTRLQMEHIDRYIQQHLQQKITVAQLAGCVFLAESQFHLLFRQQTGLTPHQYLLRKRFNAAKQLLAAPQLSIEQISHRCGFASQSSFTSAFSTFYGITPARYRKQAS, from the coding sequence ATGAATGAATCAGCCAACTTAGCTCAAGTGCTGGCACTACCCAGCCACTCTCATCACCATAGCCATCAGTATTTTCAGGTGGTGATTGGCTTGCAAGGACAAACCGAGTTTGACATTCAAGGTCAAGCTAATTTGGTTGGGCCAGGTCAAGGTTGTTTAGTGCCAGCCTCTGCGGGTCATGCTTTTACCGGGGTAGGCAGAAATCAAATCTTGGTTATTAATCTGGCCGATACTCAACACGCTAGTTTGCAGACCAAAATCGAGCAATTGTTCGAACATCAATCCTACTTCAAGCTAGCCAACCAGTCGCAAGTTCTCGTCAATGCACTTTGTCAGGAAATGCTAACTAAGCCGCAAGACACCATGCTAGCCGAGGCCTGCGCCAATACCCTGTTGTGTGTATTGCAAAATCACTTGGCTCAAAGCAAACAACATCAAGCTAAGGTCACCCGCCTGCAAATGGAGCATATCGACCGCTACATTCAACAACACTTGCAGCAAAAAATTACAGTGGCGCAACTTGCGGGTTGCGTGTTTTTAGCCGAAAGCCAATTTCATTTATTGTTTCGCCAGCAAACCGGATTAACCCCACACCAATATTTGCTACGCAAACGCTTTAACGCGGCTAAACAGCTTTTAGCTGCACCGCAATTAAGCATTGAACAAATATCGCATCGTTGTGGTTTTGCTAGCCAAAGTAGCTTTACCAGTGCATTTAGCACTTTTTATGGCATCACACCGGCTCGCTACCGTAAACAAGCCAGCTAA
- a CDS encoding ABC transporter transmembrane domain-containing protein: protein MRYALSLLFRNRSAIDVLLSSTFINLLSLALPFAMLQIYDRILPNQGYGTATVLMLGVAVAILLELVLRYIRSWLLASAAANFELHTTIDAVKALLASSFEPIAKLGRGGVFNGLSSIAGMRDLYSGQAALALIDFPFVVIFLALVAYIGGPLVFIPIAVWGLISLLVLLLGKQLAQATKDLALSEAERSRLLINVLSGLTTTKALALESGIAANYRKINYKRLQQQQRVDWLSAKLQEFIQGASQGTTLVLVLLGCLMVLDGQLTTGGLAACSILAGRAVAPLSAIISLRSRMVTAKSAMQQVKQLTSLEGERFSAEHCYQQKLPAGPIEYSHLSAKTSVACIENASFSLPAGSMVVVQSNPLSHASLVLSTLAGFHQLQQGSINIAGVELGQHDANEYRQSVVYLAPWPTLFAGSLMENMTLFRPELEANAMVLAEELGLSAAISLLPAGYQTRVGDSGNQMLNKGAIKLIALVRALAQQPSILLLDEPMLSLDADAQQRLLTLLSKQGDDMTVMIASHFDEVKAHCDIQLQIAEDGLVKLLKQQRGA from the coding sequence ATGAGGTATGCGTTAAGCCTATTGTTTCGAAACCGGTCAGCAATCGATGTATTGCTCTCTTCTACATTTATAAACTTACTCTCGCTCGCTTTGCCTTTTGCCATGTTGCAGATTTACGACCGCATATTACCTAACCAAGGCTACGGCACGGCTACGGTTCTTATGCTCGGTGTAGCGGTGGCTATTTTACTAGAACTAGTGTTGCGATATATACGTAGCTGGTTATTGGCTTCTGCAGCCGCTAACTTTGAGTTGCATACCACTATTGATGCGGTGAAAGCTCTACTCGCTAGCAGTTTTGAACCTATTGCGAAACTTGGCAGGGGCGGGGTATTTAATGGCTTAAGTTCAATAGCAGGTATGCGAGACCTATATTCTGGTCAAGCGGCCTTAGCCCTGATTGATTTCCCATTTGTTGTTATTTTCTTAGCTTTAGTGGCTTACATTGGTGGGCCCTTAGTTTTTATCCCGATTGCCGTATGGGGATTAATTAGCCTACTTGTATTGTTGCTTGGCAAGCAGTTAGCCCAAGCCACTAAAGATTTAGCGCTTAGCGAGGCTGAACGTTCACGATTGTTGATTAACGTATTGTCTGGGCTAACCACCACTAAAGCCTTAGCTCTAGAAAGTGGCATTGCCGCAAATTACCGAAAAATTAACTATAAGCGTTTGCAACAACAACAGCGGGTTGATTGGTTATCAGCCAAGCTGCAAGAGTTTATTCAAGGCGCCTCTCAGGGAACTACCTTAGTATTGGTATTGTTGGGGTGTTTAATGGTGTTAGATGGACAGTTAACCACTGGTGGCTTAGCGGCTTGTTCTATATTAGCGGGTCGAGCGGTTGCTCCTTTAAGCGCCATTATTAGCCTGCGCTCTCGAATGGTTACCGCTAAGTCTGCGATGCAACAAGTAAAGCAGTTGACAAGTTTAGAGGGAGAACGCTTTAGCGCCGAACATTGCTATCAGCAAAAGTTACCAGCAGGGCCCATTGAATACAGCCATCTAAGTGCTAAAACTTCGGTGGCCTGTATTGAAAACGCGAGTTTTAGCTTGCCCGCTGGCAGCATGGTGGTAGTGCAATCTAATCCTCTTAGCCACGCCAGTTTAGTATTAAGTACGCTGGCTGGCTTTCATCAGTTGCAACAAGGCAGCATTAATATTGCTGGTGTTGAACTTGGCCAGCATGACGCAAATGAGTATCGCCAATCCGTGGTGTATTTAGCGCCGTGGCCTACCTTGTTTGCCGGCAGTTTGATGGAAAACATGACCTTGTTTCGGCCTGAATTAGAAGCTAATGCCATGGTGTTAGCAGAAGAGTTGGGTTTGAGTGCTGCCATTTCCTTGTTACCAGCCGGTTATCAAACCCGCGTGGGAGACAGCGGTAATCAAATGCTTAACAAAGGAGCGATTAAACTTATCGCTTTGGTGCGCGCGTTAGCGCAGCAACCGTCGATATTGCTGCTAGACGAGCCTATGTTGTCTCTAGATGCTGATGCTCAGCAGCGTTTACTGACCTTGCTAAGTAAGCAAGGCGATGACATGACGGTGATGATCGCTTCGCATTTTGACGAAGTAAAAGCCCATTGCGACATACAACTGCAAATTGCAGAAGATGGCTTAGTCAAGCTGTTAAAACAACAGAGGGGGGCTTAA